Proteins co-encoded in one Girardinichthys multiradiatus isolate DD_20200921_A chromosome 11, DD_fGirMul_XY1, whole genome shotgun sequence genomic window:
- the LOC124876635 gene encoding CAAX prenyl protease 2-like isoform X3 gives MGVRLKGFIPASILPLLLTTFFYLGPLVQSTLDNPDGFTGELQSALDVQAWRLCVQDSEWLRNQVVAPVTEELVFRGAMLPMLVPCTGTTAVIFIAPLFFGVAHFHHIIEELHLGQGSVSDIFLGAGLQFLYTTVFGVFAAFIFLRTGHIVGPILCHSFCNSQGLPDIGSALNHPQRSAVLISYLTGVLLFLVLLFPLTDPFLYGARPACSLAACQALEC, from the exons ATGGGAGTTCGTCTGAAAGGTTTCATTCCTGCATCCATACTGCCTTTGCTACTGACTACA TTTTTCTATCTGGGGCCCCTGGTTCAGTCTACTTTGGACAACCCTGATGGCTTCACCGGGGAACTGCAATCTGCTTTGG ATGTTCAGGCTTGGAGGCTGTGCGTGCAAGACTCAGAGTGGCTCAGGAACCAGGTGGTGGCGCCAGTGACGGAGGAGCTGGTTTTCAGAGGGGCCATGCTGCCTATGTTGGTTCCCTGCACAGGAACCACAGCTGTTATCTTCATCGCTCCTCTGTTTTTTGGTGTTG CTCATTTTCACCATATCATAGAGGAGTTGCACCTCGGACAGGGCAGTGTGAGTGACATCTTCCTGGGGGCAG GGTTGCAGTTTTTGTACACAACTGTGTTTGGTGTctttgctgcttttattttcctGAGGACTG GTCATATTGTGGGTCCAATTTTGTGTCATTCATTCTGCAACAGCCAGGGTCTCCCTGACATCGGTTCTGCTCTGAACCACCCTCAGCGTTCAGCAGTGCTCATCAGTTACCTGACTGGAGTCCTGCTGTTTCTGGTGCTGCTTTTCCCCCTGACAGATCCCTTCCTCTACGGAGCCAGACCTGCGTGCAGCCTGGCTGCCTGTCAAGCATTGGAATGTTGA
- the LOC124876635 gene encoding CAAX prenyl protease 2-like isoform X1 encodes MQKPVHGCIRQEQHTSCWVSAMSCLLLAFFYVGSLYVWWNTLPRDHPSVIKRRCTSVVLVSAVSPAFMKIWMHLADITVEESLWELMGVRLKGFIPASILPLLLTTFFYLGPLVQSTLDNPDGFTGELQSALDVQAWRLCVQDSEWLRNQVVAPVTEELVFRGAMLPMLVPCTGTTAVIFIAPLFFGVAHFHHIIEELHLGQGSVSDIFLGAGLQFLYTTVFGVFAAFIFLRTGHIVGPILCHSFCNSQGLPDIGSALNHPQRSAVLISYLTGVLLFLVLLFPLTDPFLYGARPACSLAACQALEC; translated from the exons ATGCAGAAGCCTGTACATGGCTGTATCAGGCAGGAGCAGCACACAAGCTGTTGGGTGAGTGCAATGAGTTGTCTTCTGCTGGCTTTTTTCTACGTAGGTAGTTTATATGTCTGGTGGAACACCTTACCAAG GGACCATCCAAGCGTGATAAAGCGTCGCTGTACCAGTGTTGTTCTGGTGTCTGCAGTGTCTCCTGCGTTTATGAAAATATGGATGCACTTGGCTGATATCACA GTTGAGGAGTCGCTGTGGGAGCTGATGGGAGTTCGTCTGAAAGGTTTCATTCCTGCATCCATACTGCCTTTGCTACTGACTACA TTTTTCTATCTGGGGCCCCTGGTTCAGTCTACTTTGGACAACCCTGATGGCTTCACCGGGGAACTGCAATCTGCTTTGG ATGTTCAGGCTTGGAGGCTGTGCGTGCAAGACTCAGAGTGGCTCAGGAACCAGGTGGTGGCGCCAGTGACGGAGGAGCTGGTTTTCAGAGGGGCCATGCTGCCTATGTTGGTTCCCTGCACAGGAACCACAGCTGTTATCTTCATCGCTCCTCTGTTTTTTGGTGTTG CTCATTTTCACCATATCATAGAGGAGTTGCACCTCGGACAGGGCAGTGTGAGTGACATCTTCCTGGGGGCAG GGTTGCAGTTTTTGTACACAACTGTGTTTGGTGTctttgctgcttttattttcctGAGGACTG GTCATATTGTGGGTCCAATTTTGTGTCATTCATTCTGCAACAGCCAGGGTCTCCCTGACATCGGTTCTGCTCTGAACCACCCTCAGCGTTCAGCAGTGCTCATCAGTTACCTGACTGGAGTCCTGCTGTTTCTGGTGCTGCTTTTCCCCCTGACAGATCCCTTCCTCTACGGAGCCAGACCTGCGTGCAGCCTGGCTGCCTGTCAAGCATTGGAATGTTGA
- the LOC124876635 gene encoding CAAX prenyl protease 2-like isoform X2: MAVSGRSSTQAVGDHPSVIKRRCTSVVLVSAVSPAFMKIWMHLADITVEESLWELMGVRLKGFIPASILPLLLTTFFYLGPLVQSTLDNPDGFTGELQSALDVQAWRLCVQDSEWLRNQVVAPVTEELVFRGAMLPMLVPCTGTTAVIFIAPLFFGVAHFHHIIEELHLGQGSVSDIFLGAGLQFLYTTVFGVFAAFIFLRTGHIVGPILCHSFCNSQGLPDIGSALNHPQRSAVLISYLTGVLLFLVLLFPLTDPFLYGARPACSLAACQALEC, translated from the exons ATGGCTGTATCAGGCAGGAGCAGCACACAAGCTGTTGG GGACCATCCAAGCGTGATAAAGCGTCGCTGTACCAGTGTTGTTCTGGTGTCTGCAGTGTCTCCTGCGTTTATGAAAATATGGATGCACTTGGCTGATATCACA GTTGAGGAGTCGCTGTGGGAGCTGATGGGAGTTCGTCTGAAAGGTTTCATTCCTGCATCCATACTGCCTTTGCTACTGACTACA TTTTTCTATCTGGGGCCCCTGGTTCAGTCTACTTTGGACAACCCTGATGGCTTCACCGGGGAACTGCAATCTGCTTTGG ATGTTCAGGCTTGGAGGCTGTGCGTGCAAGACTCAGAGTGGCTCAGGAACCAGGTGGTGGCGCCAGTGACGGAGGAGCTGGTTTTCAGAGGGGCCATGCTGCCTATGTTGGTTCCCTGCACAGGAACCACAGCTGTTATCTTCATCGCTCCTCTGTTTTTTGGTGTTG CTCATTTTCACCATATCATAGAGGAGTTGCACCTCGGACAGGGCAGTGTGAGTGACATCTTCCTGGGGGCAG GGTTGCAGTTTTTGTACACAACTGTGTTTGGTGTctttgctgcttttattttcctGAGGACTG GTCATATTGTGGGTCCAATTTTGTGTCATTCATTCTGCAACAGCCAGGGTCTCCCTGACATCGGTTCTGCTCTGAACCACCCTCAGCGTTCAGCAGTGCTCATCAGTTACCTGACTGGAGTCCTGCTGTTTCTGGTGCTGCTTTTCCCCCTGACAGATCCCTTCCTCTACGGAGCCAGACCTGCGTGCAGCCTGGCTGCCTGTCAAGCATTGGAATGTTGA